Genomic segment of Terriglobia bacterium:
CGGCAAAGCTGATACGGAGAGGCCCTTTGGCTCGAATCAACATGCCGTAAACCTCTCCCTCAGTTCAGTGTTGGCCCGCTGGTAGTCTTCGGGAACCCCGATGTCGATAAAATATCCTTTCGAGGGAAAGCCGTAAAAAGGGCCGCCGATCAGCCGCGGGAAGACTTCCTTCTCGAGGGATACGGCACTTCGCCCGGGAATGTGGCGGAACACAGCCTTGCTCATGATGTAAATCCCCCCGCTGATCAACAGCGGCTTTGTGCAGCAGCCTTCACCCGGCAGAGCTGAGGCCATTTTTTCGATAAACGCCCTGATTCGGCCCCGGGCATCCAGGACCACCGAGCCGTAACGTCCAGCATCGGGCGGGCTGGCCAGCGCAAGAGTGGTCTGCGCGCGATGTCGGCGATGGAAAGAGAGCATTTCGTGCAGGTTAACGTCGAAGATCGAATCCCCGTTCAGTACCAGAAACTCTTCGCCCTCGAGCATCGAGCGCAGATTTCTGAGAGCGCCGCCGGTCCCGAGCGGCGTGGTCTCAACCGAATATCTCAGGCGTACCCCCTCCGGAGCGCGCCCACCGTAATGGCGCACAATGTCCTGTCGCCGATAGCCCACCGCCAGGATGATATCAGTAACGCCCTGATCTCGAAGCCAGCCTAGCAAATAGCTCAGAAATGGCGCTTGGCCAATCGGCGCCAGACTCTTGGGGAAACCAGACACAGCGTCTCTCAGTCGGGTCCCCCGCCCTCCCGCCAATACCACAGCTTCCATGGTTCTGATGGTGCTACCCTTCTGGCCCCTTGCTACCACAAACAGCGCCGGCGTCAGGTTGATTCGCTAGGCACAGAGTCGGAACGGCCCGAAGCTTTAGAAAGCCCTAATTATCTGCCAGTCAGCTTTCCATGACAAGCTCTGGCGGCATTTTTCCCGTCCGCCGGTTGTCATGACTCTTGGGGGGACAACCCTTTGCCCGGCTCTCCGCCTGTTTTGGAGTCTCTTCGAGTCGTGCCTTTCCGGGACTGGAGATGGGACAATCGTTGCTGGCGGGGCTACATGGAGGCGGGCATTTTTCTCCGGTTCGATTTCGGCCCGTTTTTTAGCCACCTTTTATTTTCAATGAGATCGGTAGCTTTGTTTTCGGTTCGTTTCCGGTTTGTTTTTTACACAGGCACGTGTTTTCAACAACTTCTCCGCTTTGTTTTCCGGTTTGTTCCGGTTTGTTTTTGGACTATTTCTGCTTGTTTTCAGCAACTTCTCCGGTTCGTTTTTCAAAAAACGTGTTTTTTTGTCCCATTTTGTCTCTTTTAGTCGCAGAAAACTCGACGCGCGCAGGCACTGTGGAAAGACTACCATGCTAGGCCACAATTTGTCAAGCAAATTCGTCCAGGCGTCGCTGCAAAGTGAGAAGTTCCGGTATGAGCAAAGTAGAATGTTCCGGTGGGAGTGGTAGAAGCTTGGGGATGAGAAAAGAGGAACTGAGGTTGGCTCAGCGGGGCGTGGAAGTCGAGCAATGGCTGGACGGTCTGTTTTACTGGTCGCCGGTGGCAAAGTATCCCGGTTTGTAGCGGACGGTCACACCCTTGCGTTGCGCGACAACGCGGATCTTGCGGTAGGTCCCGTCGAGTGTGTCATCCGCCGGCCTATAGCCGATCAGGTACTGGTTGGTCAACTGCCGCCGGATGGCCTCGAGTGAGTCGGCCAGGGCGATCATTTTCTCGGCGGTATAAATCCCGGTTTCGGCATTCAGCCCTTTGTTTTGCTCCAGCTTGTCAAACTGGCCGTGAGACAGGTAACCGGTAAGATAGTCCGTGCCGGGAGTCTTCCGTTGCGGAAAGAACGCCGTGCCCCCTGTGTCTTCCGCCACCCGTTCCAGATATTTTTCGCCAGGATTGTCAAACCCATTGGCGGTGTTTCCGACGGAGTAGATAGCTGTCTCCGCCCGGTGCGCCATGGAGATTGCCTCTTCCAGCGAATGCTTGCTTCCAACGTCGATGCCATCACTGATGAGGACCAGTACCCTCCTCGTCTGCTCGCGAGGACCGGCCTTGGTAATAACGTGCTCACAGGCTTCGTAAATGGCGTCATATACGGCTTTGCCGCCGCCGGCCTTCAGCTTTTTCAGCTTCTCGTTGATATCGTCAGGATTGTTGGTGAAATCCTGAACAACGGAACTGCCGGCGTCAAACGTTTCCAGGAAAACCTGGTTCTTGCTGTTGAGACCGCGCAGCATGGTGTAAGCAAATTCGCTGGCCGCGTCTTCTTCGAATTTCAGATCAAAGCGGGCGCTGTTGCTCGTGTCGACCAGCAGGCCGATGCGAAGGGGCGGCATCGATTCACTGGTGAAGTAGCGGATACTTTGGGCTTTTCCGTCCTCGAATATTCTAAAATCGTTCTGGGTGAGGTCGATCACTGGATTGCCGCGCTTGTCGAGCACCGTGACGGGAACGTTGACGACTTCTACTTTCACCTTAATACTGCTATTGCCGCCGTTCGCATTATTGGCGGAGCCGAGAGCGCTGCCGGAGTTATTTTTGGTCCCGGAAGGTGCTGCCCCAGCCGCCTCTGAGGAGCCTTGCTGGCCTCGCACGGCGGAGGAAGCCATGATCAACAGCCCCAGAAAGGCCAGGGGGAGGAGAGCGGCTGAAAAACCCCACGCCCGGATTGGAAAACCTGTTTCTTTAGCCATCTTTCGGCCTCCAGGTCCACAGTCTCTTCTGCACGGCCGGACTGGGCCCAGAATCGCCCACTCGAAAATTATAATATTAATTGCGGACCGTTTGGAGGAAAAGGAGCAATGCGCTGGCCCGCAGCCCCCTTGTAGCGCGTCGTAATCCGCATTACGTATGGCGAAGCCGTTTTTGGAGTGCGGGAGCTTGCTCCCGCCCTCGGCCCGCCGTTTGCCCTTGAGGAGAGGCCAAAAATTGGAGCGCAAACGAACGGGCCCTGCGCAAAGCGGCGGCAAGCCGCCGCACTCCATGGCCCACAAATACGTAATGGTCCGTTAGACGCACTAACTAGCTCCACTGCCTGGATGGCCAGAGATAGAAACAAGTTTTCTGCCTGCGGGTCGGACGCCGCTGCCGGTCCCCGCAGTTGCGCAACTGTGGCTTTGCATTCCTCGGTCCATCCGGCATTCTGCACGTCCGCCGGTTGCGGAGGCCGGGGCTCTGGAATAAAATCCCAAAAGAGAGGCAAGGATGCACGTTCACAACCATAAGCCGTCAAGAGGATGGGTGGTGAAAGCGGCCGTGGTGGTCACGATCGGCCTCGTCGTCACGGAGTTCGTAGCGGGACACCTGGCCCACAGCCTGGCCCTGATCAGTGACGGCTGGCATAACCTGACGGACATTCCCACGCTGATCTTCTCCTGGCTTGCTCTCTATCTTGAGCGGAAGCCGCCTGACTACCGCAAGACTTATGGTTATCAGCGCGCGGGAGTACTGGCGGCGTTTGTCAACGGACTGATTCTGATAGCGGTTGCGATATACATCTGCTTCGAGGGTTACGAACGCGTCATCCAACCCCAGCAAGTCGCGGTCGGTCCGATGCTCATCGTTGGAGTCGTCGCGCTTGTCATCAACGGGAGTATTACTCTTGGTCTGGTTCGCGAAGCCCACGACCTGAACATTCGCTCAGTCTTCATTCACAATCTTGGTGACGCCCTCTCGAATGTGGCGATTATCGTGGGGGCATTTCTGATCCGTTACACCGGCCAGCCTCTGATCGATCCACTGCTCGGATTCCTGATTGCCGGAATGATCTTCTGGGGCGCATTAGGTATCATCATGGAATCTTCAAACATCCTGCTCGAAAGCCTTCCCAAAGGAATGAGCCTGGATGGCATTGCGACCGCGGTCCTGCGGGTCCCTGGCGTCCGCGAAGTGCACGACGTCCACGTCTGGAGCCTGGGATCGGAATCTCACGCCATGTCCTGCCACGTTGGTATTCTGGATATGGCAACTTCGGAAAACGAGACGATTGCGCACCAGATCCGGGAAATCGTGGCGAGTGAATTCGGCATTACCCACACCACCGTTCAGTTTGAGCACCAGCATGAGCCCGGCGCGTTCCACAAGTACATGCCAGGACCGGCGGGGCGGCCTGCAAAAAGCAGCCACCGGCGCGGTTAAAGTCCGCTGCCAAGCCGCAATCCGCAGGAGTCACTTTCGCGGAGTGATCCGCTCCAGTCCGTCAAGGTACGGCCTTAGCACGTGCGGAACAATCACGGAACCGTCCTCCTGCTGATAGTTTTCCAGCACCGCCAGCCAGGTGCGCCCAACCGCAAGTCCGCTCCCGTTCAACGTGTGGAGCAGTTCCGTCTTCCCCCCCTTGCCCCGCTTGAAACGCAAGTTCGCTCGGCGCGCCTGGAAGGATTCGAAATTGGAGCAGGAAGAGATCTCCTTGTATTCACCGCTGGATGGAAGCCAGACTTCCAGGTCGTAGGTCTTGGCTGAGCTGAATCCGAGATCGCCCGTCGAGAGGGCGACAACTCGGTATGGCAGTTCAAGTTTTTGAAGAACGGTCTCGGCGTCGCGGGTGAGGGATTCGAGTTCGTCGTAAGAGTTGTCGGGTAAAGCGAATTTAACAAGTTCGACTTTTTGGAACTGGTGCTGGCGAATGATGCCTCGCGTGTCTTTGCCGTAAGAGCCGGCCTCACTGCGGAAACAAGCCGTCCAGGCGCAGAACTTCACTGGAAGACTTTCAGCTTCCAGCACTTCGTCCCGGAAGAGGTTGGTAACCGGAACTTCCGCCGTAGGGATCAACCAGTAATCCGTACCCTGCAGCTTGAACGAGTCCTCGGCAAACTTCGGCAACTGTCCGGTGCCGAACATGCTCTCAGAGTTCACCAGGAACGGAGGAAAGACTTCGGTGTATCCATGTTCGCGCGTATGAAGGTCCAGCATAAACTGGGCCAGCGCCCGCTCCAGCTTCGCACCCACTCCGTAATAGACTGCAAAACGGGCGCCGGCAATCTTGGCGGCCCGCTCGAAATCGAGAATGCCCAGAGCCGGACCCAGGTCCCAGTGTGCCTTGGGTTCAAAGTTAAACTTGCGAGGTTCACTCCAGCGCCGGATTTCCTGGTTATCTTCCGAGCCGCGCCCGATGGGGACCGTCTCGTGAGGAATGTTTGGCACGTTGCGCAGAAGGTCGCGAAGTTTCTCGTCTGCGGCTTTGGCCTGCTCATCAAGTTGCTGAATTTCGACGCTCACCTGCTTCATCTGAGCAATCAGGCCGGAGGCATCCTGCTTCTGCTTCTTCAACACAGCAATTTCGTCTGACACGGTGTTGCGCCGGGCCTTCAAACCCTCTGCTTCAGATAGCAACTTGCGGCGCTCCGCATCGAGGACCTCGAAATCGGACAGAATTCCCGCCATCCCGCGGTCCTTCATCTTCTCGCGGACCAGGCTGAGGTTGCTTCGAATGAAACCTAAGTCGAGCATCAGGACTCCCAGTGTCAGATTAGCTGATCATTCAGGCTACACTTCGATGGCCCTTTAATTCAAGCAGTTCAAAAGCTGAGGGTACATGCCTGCCCTCCTCATGCCCGGCACTCCTTGGCGCCTTGAGTGGGGTAGATTAAACGCTAACTCACCCAGACACTTTATGTGCTGACGACACTTCTGGATTTTTTCCTTGACAAGCCGCTCCGCGTAGGTGTACTAGTTCGACATCTGCTCGACTAGTACCTGGGTGCCGGCAAGCCTGAAACGTCCGGCGCGGATTGAAG
This window contains:
- a CDS encoding nucleotidyltransferase family protein, which gives rise to MEAVVLAGGRGTRLRDAVSGFPKSLAPIGQAPFLSYLLGWLRDQGVTDIILAVGYRRQDIVRHYGGRAPEGVRLRYSVETTPLGTGGALRNLRSMLEGEEFLVLNGDSIFDVNLHEMLSFHRRHRAQTTLALASPPDAGRYGSVVLDARGRIRAFIEKMASALPGEGCCTKPLLISGGIYIMSKAVFRHIPGRSAVSLEKEVFPRLIGGPFYGFPSKGYFIDIGVPEDYQRANTELRERFTAC
- a CDS encoding VWA domain-containing protein, which encodes MAKETGFPIRAWGFSAALLPLAFLGLLIMASSAVRGQQGSSEAAGAAPSGTKNNSGSALGSANNANGGNSSIKVKVEVVNVPVTVLDKRGNPVIDLTQNDFRIFEDGKAQSIRYFTSESMPPLRIGLLVDTSNSARFDLKFEEDAASEFAYTMLRGLNSKNQVFLETFDAGSSVVQDFTNNPDDINEKLKKLKAGGGKAVYDAIYEACEHVITKAGPREQTRRVLVLISDGIDVGSKHSLEEAISMAHRAETAIYSVGNTANGFDNPGEKYLERVAEDTGGTAFFPQRKTPGTDYLTGYLSHGQFDKLEQNKGLNAETGIYTAEKMIALADSLEAIRRQLTNQYLIGYRPADDTLDGTYRKIRVVAQRKGVTVRYKPGYFATGDQ
- a CDS encoding cation diffusion facilitator family transporter; this encodes MHVHNHKPSRGWVVKAAVVVTIGLVVTEFVAGHLAHSLALISDGWHNLTDIPTLIFSWLALYLERKPPDYRKTYGYQRAGVLAAFVNGLILIAVAIYICFEGYERVIQPQQVAVGPMLIVGVVALVINGSITLGLVREAHDLNIRSVFIHNLGDALSNVAIIVGAFLIRYTGQPLIDPLLGFLIAGMIFWGALGIIMESSNILLESLPKGMSLDGIATAVLRVPGVREVHDVHVWSLGSESHAMSCHVGILDMATSENETIAHQIREIVASEFGITHTTVQFEHQHEPGAFHKYMPGPAGRPAKSSHRRG
- the serS gene encoding serine--tRNA ligase encodes the protein MLDLGFIRSNLSLVREKMKDRGMAGILSDFEVLDAERRKLLSEAEGLKARRNTVSDEIAVLKKQKQDASGLIAQMKQVSVEIQQLDEQAKAADEKLRDLLRNVPNIPHETVPIGRGSEDNQEIRRWSEPRKFNFEPKAHWDLGPALGILDFERAAKIAGARFAVYYGVGAKLERALAQFMLDLHTREHGYTEVFPPFLVNSESMFGTGQLPKFAEDSFKLQGTDYWLIPTAEVPVTNLFRDEVLEAESLPVKFCAWTACFRSEAGSYGKDTRGIIRQHQFQKVELVKFALPDNSYDELESLTRDAETVLQKLELPYRVVALSTGDLGFSSAKTYDLEVWLPSSGEYKEISSCSNFESFQARRANLRFKRGKGGKTELLHTLNGSGLAVGRTWLAVLENYQQEDGSVIVPHVLRPYLDGLERITPRK